A single window of Diachasmimorpha longicaudata isolate KC_UGA_2023 chromosome 12, iyDiaLong2, whole genome shotgun sequence DNA harbors:
- the LOC135168170 gene encoding scavenger receptor class B member 1-like, producing MTQVHGDPETCASLAQGTCRSQKCLIASLISIAISSLIIFIIFTWTTFFPDAIISNLVVTEDSPMLEWWVRPPIRAVYKIRVFNYTNVEEFTRGEDVKLKVQEVGPYIYRETLTRVNTVFYPNGTLSFQEKRSFQWEGGSPDDDVVVVPNIPLLTTMAFARDMSIVTQLGLTVAISTFVPKIFVPLPVGGFLWGYDDKLFNAAKPLLSFLGEVPMEKFGVLAMKKGVSKDVLTMHTGEGDLSKMGMIERVNGREIRNMWGDDDCDKVHGSAGFLYPPEMYRNQSRSLDIYAADMCRTFKLDRAGEASSYGIPTISFKPPLDGFNFSPEKGHCFCPRKSKYRVNASDRTCPPKGIFNISACALDTPMVVSFPHFLGGESSLFANIEGLNPVADLHQSHLELHPRLGLLIGGHSRIQINVEARKATGVPFLENIKHGQILPILWIEIGIDSMPETILSLLTHAYFTVGLVEAFFQWGSLLGVLFSTSGLLFLLQRNQKRHAVLKRNRSGQDKLLQESG from the exons ATGACGCAAGTCCATGGAGACCCGGAGACCTGTGCGTCACTGGCCCAGGGGACATGTCGCAGTCAAAAGTGTCTAATTGCTTCGCTGATATCGATCGCGATCTCCAGCCTAATTATCTTCATAATCTTCACCTGGACAACCTTCTTCCCCGACGCGATAATATCGAACCTGGTGGTCACCGAGGACTCCCCCATGCTGGAGTGGTGGGTGCGTCCGCCCATCCGAGCGGTCTACAAAATTCGCGTTTTTAATTACACGAACGTCGAGGAGTTCACGCGGGGAGAGGATGTGAAGCTGAAAGTCCAGGAGGTCGGCCCTTACATCTACAGGGAGACCCTGACGCGGGTGAATACGGTGTTCTATCCGAATGGTACCCTCTCCTTCCAGGAGAAACGATCCTTCCAGTGGGAGGGGGGTAGTCCGGACGACGATGTCGTCGTTGTACCGAATATTCCACTACTGACGACGATGGCCTTCGCCAGGGACATGTCTATTGTGACGCAGCTGGGGCTGACTGTTGCTATCAGCACCTTCGTACCGAAGATATTTGTGCCACTTCCGGTTGGGGGGTTCCTCTGGGGGTACGATGATAAGCTCTTCAACGCCGCGAAACCCCTCCTCAGCTTCCTCGGGGAGGTGCCCATGGAGAAGTTCGGAGTGCTGGCGATG aaAAAGGGAGTATCGAAAGACGTATTGACAATGCACACCGGTGAGGGGGATCTATCGAAGATGGGGATGATCGAGCGTGTGAACGGCAGGGAGATCCGCAATATGTGGGGGGACGACGACTGCGACAAAGTCCACGGCTCCGCGGGTTTTCTCTATCCACCTGAAATGTACCGAAACCAGTCGAGGTCTTTAGACATTTACGCAGCTGACATGTGTCGTACTTTCAAGCTCGACAGAGCGGGGGAAGCATCGTCATATGGAATCCCAACGATCAG cTTCAAACCTCCGTTGGACGGCTTCAACTTCTCCCCTGAGAAGGGCCACTGCTTCTGCCCCCGGAAGTCGAAGTACAGAGTGAATGCATCCGATCGAACGTGCCCCCCGAAGGGAATCTTCAACATCTCGGCGTGTGCCCTGGACACCCCGATGGTGGTCTCCTTTCCCCACTTCCTCGGAGGGGAGTCCAGTCTGTTCGCCAACATCGAGGGGCTGAACCCTGTCGCTGACCTCCACCAGTCCCACCTGGAGCTCCACCCG AGACTGGGACTTCTGATTGGCGGTCACTCGAGAATCCAGATAAACGTGGAAGCGCGAAAAGCGACTGGAGTCCCCTTCCTCGAGAACATAAAGCACGGGCAAATCCTGCCGATCCTGTGGATTGAAATCGGCATCGACTCGATGCCGGAGACCATCCTGAGCCTTCTAACTCACGCATACTTCACCGTGGGCCTCGTGGAGGCCTTCTTCCAGTGGGGAAGCCTCCTCGGCGTCCTGTTCTCCACGTCAGGGCTGTTGTTCCTCCTTCAGAGAAATCAGAAGCGCCACGCGGTTCTCAAACGGAACAGATCGGGCCAGGACAAGCTCCTCCAAGAGAGTGGATGA
- the LOC135168168 gene encoding uncharacterized protein LOC135168168, giving the protein MDNPDSKKRKRSAPSTPTLKLTECVREFMLPQAYPSMANEVKKPSMNVTLERSCGAPSTINLKIKSGKIDPTNKLQKLKLKSPDGRDLGEFDVQVLPQLKSENALSMLKSISPETPQLPLKASGIHPTALSSVKYLSKPVQEVRASDQSASHGVLIPISPVIVNGKNYTLQTGAGQQIKVATDGPVDPTTPGSLDFKKIQRIGSVNSKNPRTLSSGMKIKLVGGLVSEKLNGGKRSSEDLITSKRKSLEAPVARLDSSKIIKLDALEPVSGENDMYYIVPDEETLGALPGVKLPGQEPVETPNGTVRLVRSSLGRVNLLRREKKEPSTSTGSTRSECDSTNIVQQDHDSPVNRSEGESNDVDGNDLSVLGEALRSLPDVELRNKALEALRSVGIGVERLIPKKAVEQISVKDSETQTEVFSLLDKERNGFVRACEDVEGLERISLTERQSDMKEDRWKMTSENGRLAFDGYELDFMLNKLDREDERVMKVRNIMKYDPGTKKLYSQLQRDFENVKKYDENGLLAIHRAVLDNDVRSLKKQLLFLKACKISVDIPTQEGQSSLELAIKFSRLQYIIHLLLDAGANPTSSARAHDSALTMASREGLSCLPLLIKHAPTPRTLDYLDSSGFAAIHHCCQTGNYDGVIALIAADADVNIRDGKSGRTALFHALENDKLEIARELLISGAKPNLPNFSGHMCHHLIDDTKHVSLKDFLTKSMK; this is encoded by the exons ATGGATAATCCTGACTCCAAAAAGCGCAAACGATCAGCTCCCTCCACTCCCACCCTAAAGTTAACTGAATGTGTCCGGGAGTTCATGCTGCCCCAGGCCTACCCCAGCATGGCAAACGAAGTGAAAAAGCCTTCAATGAACGTGACCCTGGAGAGATCCTGTGGTGCCCCGTCCACCATAAACCTGAAGATAAAATCCGGAAAAATTGATCCAACCAACAAACTTCAAAAGCTGAAGCTGAAATCTCCAGATGGTAGGGACTTGGGTGAATTCGACGTGCAGGTACTCCCTCAATTGAAGAGTGAAAATGCCCTCTCGATGCTGAAGAGCATCAGTCCAGAAACCCCCCAGCTCCCCCTGAAGGCCTCAGGGATCCACCCAACTGCCCTGTCCTCCGTCAAGTACCTCTCGAAACCGGTACAGGAGGTGAGAGCCAGTGATCAGTCAGCATCCCACGGTGTCCTGATTCCCATATCTCCAGTGATAGTCAACGGAAAGAACTACACACTGCAGACCGGGGCTGGCCAGCAGATCAAAGTGGCAACCGATGGGCCTGTTGACCCGACGACTCCTGGGTCCCTGGACTTCAAGAAGATCCAGAGGATTGGGAGTGTCAACAGCAAGAACCCGAGGACACTGTCATCTGGCATGAAGATCAAGCTGGTGGGTGGTCTGGTTTCGGAGAAGCTGAACGGAGGGAAGCGAAGCAGTGAGGACTTGATAACGAGTAAAAGAAAGTCGTTGGAGGCACCTGTCGCTCGGCTGGACTCCAGCAAAATCATCAAGTTGGATGCCTTGGAGCCAGTGAGCGGAGAGAATGACATGTACTACATTGTGCCTGATGAGGAGACCTTGGGGGCCCTTCCCGGGGTGAAATTGCCCGGCCAGGAGCCTGTGGAAACTCCCAATGGGACCGTCAGGCTGGTGAGAAGTTCCCTGGGACGTGTTAATCTCCTCAGGAGAGAGAAGAAAGAACCGAGTACCTCCACTGGATCCACAAGATCCGAGTGCGACAGCACGAATATTGTTCAGCAGGACCACGACTCCCCGGTTAATAGAAGCGAAGGGGAATCTAATGACGTCGATGGGAATGATTTGAGTGTCCTGGGAGAGGCCCTGAGATCCCTACCTGATGTTGAACTGAGGAACAAGGCCCTGGAAGCCCTCAGGAGCGTGGGCATCGGTGTCGAGAGACTCATTCCCAAGAAAGCTGTTGAGCAGATTTCTGTGAAGGATTCTGAGACGCAGACTGAGGTGTTCTCCCTTCTGGATAAGGAAAGGAACGGTTTCGTCAGGGCTTGCGAGGACGTTGAGGGACTGGAGAGGATTTCTCTGACGGAGAGACAATCGGACATGAAGGAGGACAGGTGGAAGATGACCAGTGAGAACGGGAGGCTGGCGTTCGATGGATATGAACTAGATTTCATGCTCAATAAGCTTGATCGTGAGGatgagagagtgatgaaggTGAGGAATATCATGAAATACGATCCTGGGACCAAGAAATTGTACAGCCAACTGCAGAGGGACTTTGAAAATGTCAAGAAGTATGATGAGAATGGACTACTCGCGATTCATAGGGCTGTTCTAGATAACGACGTGCGTTCGCTCAAGAAACAGTTGCTATTTTTGAAGGCTTGCAAGATCAGTGTGGATATACCTACGCAGGAGGGACAG TCGAGTCTGGAATTGGCGATAAAATTCTCCAGGTTACAATACATAATTCACCTGCTACTCGACGCTGGGGCGAATCCAACGTCATCAGCAAGAGCACATGATTCAGCTTTGACAATGGCCAGCAGAGAGGGACTgtcctgtctccctctgctcaTCAAACATGCACCAACACCTAGGACTCTTGACTACCTCGACTCAAGtg GATTCGCTGCAATCCATCACTGCTGCCAGACTGGAAACTACGATGGTGTGATAGCTCTGATAGCAGCTGACGCAGATGTCAACATTCGCGATGGGAAATCAGGAAGAACTGCACTATTTCACGCCCTCGAAAACGATAAACTAGAAATAGCCAGGGAGTTGCTCATCAGTGGAGCTAAACCTAATCTCCCCAACTTTTCGGGGCACATGTGTCACCATCTGATTGACGACACCAAACACGTCTCCTTGAAAGACTTCTTGACTAAATCAATGAAGTAG
- the LOC135168171 gene encoding DNA-binding protein Ets97D isoform X1, whose translation MDHPGHVKSQQKSYDADDDFAMMKRIKMEPETMLTQEDDIMAQLHQESSDLEVEPSFALESNNGEDNTEGVLMQHMDIREPLSTLRNLLEQRLGVELTDYSFWLQDAQMLESHKNLVDQCVQGEGLVQVNVQIRAPQRRINIVDVLKPAEDYVEIPEAPPAAPQPDNKQNIIRWSVDAQYKQEQERLKIPADPRSWTQTHVKHWLQWAVRQFNLVSLRLADWNITGAQLCDLTLEEFQAKVPLDPGEVFWTHLELLRQCKIVAVVQKETKLEELSEEKSIKMRTNAKPSKARVMSQHTRLVGVPMQESSHTPLITSSRTVNSGQIQLWQFLLELLTDREHRDAIRWVGSDGEFKLNQPEAVAQLWGARKNKPSMNYEKLSRALRYYYDGDMISKVHGKRFVYKFVCDLKQLLGYSAAELSRLVEEGKRYF comes from the exons ATGGATCACCCTGGCCACGTGAAGAGCCAGCAGAAGAG TTATGATGCGGACGACGATTTTGCTATGATGAAGAGGATTAAAATGGAACCGGAGACAATGTTGACGCAGGAGGATGACATCATGGCTCAGCTGCACCAGGAGAGCTCCGATCTCGAGGTAGAGCCGAGCTTTGCGTTGGAGAGCAACAATGGCGAGGACAACACTGAGGGGGTGCTTATGCAGCATATGGATATCAGGGAGCCTCTGTCGACTCTGAGGAATTTACTCGAGCAGAGACTCGGGGTAGAGCTGACTGACTACTCTTTCTGGCTTCAAGATGCACAAATg tTGGAGAGCCATAAAAACTTAGTAGACCAATGCGTCCAAGGCGAAGGTCTAGTCCAGGTTAACGTCCAGATAAGGGCCCCCCAGAGGAGGATAAATATAGTGGACGTGTTGAAACCAGCGGAGGACTACGTTGAGATACCAGAGG CACCCCCAGCAGCTCCCCAGCCAGATAATAAACAGAATATCATCAGGTGGTCGGTGGATGCTCAATACAAACAGGAACAG GAGCGTTTGAAAATCCCAGCGGACCCTAGGAGCTGGACCCAGACGCATGTGAAGCACTGGCTCCAGTGGGCAGTCAGGCAGTTCAACCTGGTTTCCCTCCGGTTGGCCGATTGGAACATAACTGGGGCGCAATTGTGCGACCTCACGCTGGAAGAGTTCCAGGCTAAGGTCCCTCTCGACCCTGGTGAGGTCTTTTGGACACACCTGGAGCTGTTGAGACAATGTAAAATTGTTG CTGTCGTACAAAAGGAGACAAAATTGGAAGAGTTGTCAGAggaaaaatccattaaaatgCGCACCAATGCAAAACCGTCAAAAGCTCGTGTGATGAGTCAGCACACACGTCTCGTGGGTGTACCAATGCAGGAATCATCTCATACACCACTAATAACATCAAGTCGCACAGTGAACAGCGGACAAATTCAGCTGTGGCAATTTTTACTCGAATTACTGACAGATCGTGAGCACAGAGATGCCATAAGATGGGTGGGGAGTGATGGAGAATTTAAGCTGAATCAGCCGGAAGCGGTGGCACAACTGTGGGGAGCACGTAAGAACAAACCCTCAATGAATTACGAAAAATTGAGTCGTGCACTGAGGTATTATTACGATGGGGATATGATATCGAAAGTTCATGGCAAGAGATTCGTTTACAAATTTGTTTGTGATTTGAAGCAACTCCTGGGGTACTCGGCTGCTGAGCTCAGCAGGTTGGTTGAAGAGGGCAAGAGATATTTTTGA
- the LOC135168171 gene encoding DNA-binding protein Ets97D isoform X2: MMKRIKMEPETMLTQEDDIMAQLHQESSDLEVEPSFALESNNGEDNTEGVLMQHMDIREPLSTLRNLLEQRLGVELTDYSFWLQDAQMLESHKNLVDQCVQGEGLVQVNVQIRAPQRRINIVDVLKPAEDYVEIPEAPPAAPQPDNKQNIIRWSVDAQYKQEQERLKIPADPRSWTQTHVKHWLQWAVRQFNLVSLRLADWNITGAQLCDLTLEEFQAKVPLDPGEVFWTHLELLRQCKIVAVVQKETKLEELSEEKSIKMRTNAKPSKARVMSQHTRLVGVPMQESSHTPLITSSRTVNSGQIQLWQFLLELLTDREHRDAIRWVGSDGEFKLNQPEAVAQLWGARKNKPSMNYEKLSRALRYYYDGDMISKVHGKRFVYKFVCDLKQLLGYSAAELSRLVEEGKRYF, translated from the exons ATGATGAAGAGGATTAAAATGGAACCGGAGACAATGTTGACGCAGGAGGATGACATCATGGCTCAGCTGCACCAGGAGAGCTCCGATCTCGAGGTAGAGCCGAGCTTTGCGTTGGAGAGCAACAATGGCGAGGACAACACTGAGGGGGTGCTTATGCAGCATATGGATATCAGGGAGCCTCTGTCGACTCTGAGGAATTTACTCGAGCAGAGACTCGGGGTAGAGCTGACTGACTACTCTTTCTGGCTTCAAGATGCACAAATg tTGGAGAGCCATAAAAACTTAGTAGACCAATGCGTCCAAGGCGAAGGTCTAGTCCAGGTTAACGTCCAGATAAGGGCCCCCCAGAGGAGGATAAATATAGTGGACGTGTTGAAACCAGCGGAGGACTACGTTGAGATACCAGAGG CACCCCCAGCAGCTCCCCAGCCAGATAATAAACAGAATATCATCAGGTGGTCGGTGGATGCTCAATACAAACAGGAACAG GAGCGTTTGAAAATCCCAGCGGACCCTAGGAGCTGGACCCAGACGCATGTGAAGCACTGGCTCCAGTGGGCAGTCAGGCAGTTCAACCTGGTTTCCCTCCGGTTGGCCGATTGGAACATAACTGGGGCGCAATTGTGCGACCTCACGCTGGAAGAGTTCCAGGCTAAGGTCCCTCTCGACCCTGGTGAGGTCTTTTGGACACACCTGGAGCTGTTGAGACAATGTAAAATTGTTG CTGTCGTACAAAAGGAGACAAAATTGGAAGAGTTGTCAGAggaaaaatccattaaaatgCGCACCAATGCAAAACCGTCAAAAGCTCGTGTGATGAGTCAGCACACACGTCTCGTGGGTGTACCAATGCAGGAATCATCTCATACACCACTAATAACATCAAGTCGCACAGTGAACAGCGGACAAATTCAGCTGTGGCAATTTTTACTCGAATTACTGACAGATCGTGAGCACAGAGATGCCATAAGATGGGTGGGGAGTGATGGAGAATTTAAGCTGAATCAGCCGGAAGCGGTGGCACAACTGTGGGGAGCACGTAAGAACAAACCCTCAATGAATTACGAAAAATTGAGTCGTGCACTGAGGTATTATTACGATGGGGATATGATATCGAAAGTTCATGGCAAGAGATTCGTTTACAAATTTGTTTGTGATTTGAAGCAACTCCTGGGGTACTCGGCTGCTGAGCTCAGCAGGTTGGTTGAAGAGGGCAAGAGATATTTTTGA